ATAGAAACAAACATATCAATTGGCCTGGCCTATCATCGTGGGTATTGCCTAAGGACTTGTTCTAGTCATAGCTTGATCTATTCATGGACCTATTAAGCAGCAGCTACAAGGACCTGTTAGGAAGCCGTAGCTTCATAGCTTGATGTAGTCATGAACTATATGATGTATGACTTTtaaatatgataatatatatgtgCCTATCAACACTGCTGAATCTGTCCTTGTAGTGACTGTGGATGTATGATTAATTGAGCTTCTATGGTATTATTTGTAATGGCTAAATTGATTAAAATATGTgagtttttttagaattacacagaaCGTAGACGCCCACAACACGTACGCACACTAACCtttatgaacacacgtacgcaaaccctatagttatgagcacctccgaaagacTGAGCTGGTAAATCTCAAGATTCATGAAGTCACCACTGGAGCCTCGCTGTCAACGGGGACGTCGCCTATCACAGAAAGCATAGCGCCATTAAATCATAAAATAAATCcaggaaaatacgagcacccatGCTAAGTCGAGGACTTAAACCCGGGTGAGCAAGTTCCACCATAAGGAAcccaaccaactgatctatgatcagttcGCAATTAAAATATGTGAGTTGATGGAGGGAATCATAGATTTCCTTACGGTATCAGACCGACAGGGAAGGCATAAAGTGTTCCTGACAATTTGGGGTGCCAACAGGAAAGATTGAGCCTCCATTAACGGACGGTTCAAGCCGACACGGAAGGTTGTCTTTCCTGACTGTTGGGACCAAAGAAGATTTGAATGTTTCCTAACGGTGTAGCAGCTGACATGGAACGTTTCCCTGATGGTAAATGGAAAAACCGTCCTGGAAACTCTTTCGTGACGGTTCACACCGTCAAAGTTGAGTTCGTGATGGTTTCCCATCGGGGAAGATCGACTTTTCGTGACAGCTAGACCTTGATAGCTGATCCCTGATGGTTATCGTCACAGAAATTCATCTGTGACGGTTTTTGCTACTTTCCCTATCGGTTTCAGCCGTCACAGAAAAATAGGTTGGGTAGTGAAACTTTGTAAATTTAGCTATTCAAGAGTAAAGAAATCTGCTCCCCAAATCAATTTAGCTTCTCAAGATCATCACTTACTGCAGCAAAGGTATGTACTAGCGATTTTCAAAGGTGGGATATCTTCAGATGTTTGCCTCTTAAAATCAATTTTCAGAGCCGAACATCCAAAAGTGACCGTCTCTATTAATTTTCGGATGTCTGCATGTATAGTTATGATTGCCATGTAACTCACAGTGTCCTCCATACGAGCAACTAAAAGGACAACTCACAATAGAAGTTGTCTATTAAGTCAGGATTATATGGAACTATACGATGGTGTCAAGCTCCAAAACATGAAAAACACAATATATGATGAATCAAAAAAATTCTATAGGAAAAAGGAATATATAGATCCATAACAAAACAATACTATAGGAAAAAAATGGATCTGTAGATCCATAACAAAAGATGCAAGATTATCTCAAATTTTATTCTATAAGAGATCCAATGAACTAGATAATTTACGAAAGATTTGGAAAGTGGTTTTATCGCCACCACAGCTCACCATGATGAGACTGAAGGCTACTTGATTTGACCTAAATAGAAATTGATAGGACTAGGAAAAACGGAAGAGACAAGAAAGTTGTCAATAGCTCTAAGTTAGGGTTGGAATTATGCCAATAAATAGAGTGAAGACAGATCGAGAGAAGATACAATAAAAAATAAACAATACTATTTGTAAAAAGGATATTCGAAGAAAAAAATCTGAAAACTGTTATAAACAAACCAACAGAGTTCCGCGCTATTTGCAGGGGCCAACTTGGTAGCTTGTTGCTATTTATTTGGATTGTCTTTTATTCCCTTCGTATCTGTGTTTAGGCTCATCTGAAATTCTGAATTCAGCTTCTCGTATAAATTTCAGCAGCTGGTTTGTTTTTTCCATGATTAGAAGCAGTGGATAACCCATTCCTCTGACGCACTGAATTCACAGGTTCATAATTACTCtcttcatttcaaattttggctcgtttggcttgctgaatcttggttgaaactggctgaaaaacactgttctggttgaattgttgtgagagaaaaatactgttccgactgaaaaaagaagccgaacaaaccaaaTATGAGATAAGCTGAACGAGGCCTCTAAGTCTTCTCTGATTTTTTCTATGTATATGGCTTTTACTATATAGTTAGATACATCATACATATGATGTCTATCTAGATAAAAGCTTAACATTTGGATTGGAGGGAGTAAGTAGAGCAATGCTTTGCGAGTAGATGCGAgggaaaaaaaactaaaaactatCTGTCGGCGCCATATATATATTCTGTAGCCacaaaataatttattctgtagccacaAAAGAattactaccctgtagctggctacaaaataatttattctgtggccactttgagttacgataattactatgttaatttacgagattatagtaactccggtttactataacgttacggtaaatatccccatgtattatagtaacccaactatcgtaaatatgtatagacattatcgtaaactagtatataaaattatcgtaaatggaggtggctacagaataacttattttgtagctgactactgaatatactctctctctctctctctctctctctctctctctatatatatatatatatatatatatatatatatatatatatatatatatatatatatatattacacatATGTGCATGTGCTTTTGAGGTCGTGCTGCGGTGCCGGTATGATTGTATCCACATGATGCTGCTGCATGTGCCTGTGATGCAACTTGAATTGTTCCTTCTCAGGCCTAATCATGCAACATTTCATTTCGTTGACTTTGATTGTTGGGTTATATATCTGGGACTGTCCTGTACGTTCAGGTTCTTGATGTTTTGTTGTGCTTCACGACTGCGCCGATTGGCCGTACTTCGTTACTGACTAGGACACCAGATCAGGTGTATTTTTCACCGGATCTTATATTACACGGGCAATTTTTATACTCTCATGCAAGTTGTAACAGCACAGATGGTGCACCTGCGTCAGTTTTTATACTCTCTTTATTTTCTGACAAAACTGTAATATTGCATCCGTTTGCTATTACATAATTTCATTTGCAACTTCCCATCTAACAAGAAGGAACAAAATTGTGCTTAATGCTGCCTATACAAGAACAAATCGGTCGAAAACTAATAAAGAACAAAGAATCAAGACAAACAATCGATTTATGTACACAAAAATGGTGATCCCCGCCAATGGCGAAGGTCATCAGGTGGAGCTAGCCATTCAGCCCTCGAAGCTGGATGAGCGGCTCCATCTTcccttgaggtactcctccaagGAGACGCCGCTGCCGACGGACGAAGCGTCGTCGTCGATGACGTCACGCAGGGCGAGGTTGATGTAAGACTGGATGTcattcttctccggcgaggtgacGTCGctgcagccatggcggccatcgTCGTCGGCAGCCACGCCCAACTGCGACTTCGCCCAGCTGACGGCGTCCTCGTCGCCGGCGAGCAGCTTCACCACCTGAATGAAGTAAAGCGCAGTGGCACGTGCACGTCAGCATAAGCAACGAACATGGAACTAACGCACTGGCGAACTGAGAGTTCATTCAGAGGTGAGAGCTTCATTATTACGTTGCTCATGCTCGGCCGGAGTTGGTGCGCGCGCCGGATGCACAGGGCAGCAGCGAGGGCCATCCGCTCAacctcgccgccgtcgccgtcgccgtacgTCGTCGGCAGGTTCGGGTCGACGAGGTCCATGATCCTTCCTCCTTGTATGACGGAGTTGGCCCACATCACGAGGCTCCCCTTGCCCCTGGCCCCGCCGGCGCTCACCGGCTTCCTCCCGGAGATGAGCTCCAGGAGCACGACGCCGAACGCGTATACGTCGATCTTGTCGCTCACCTTGCCGTGCATGAAGTACTCCGGCGCCAGGTACCTGCCATGCCAAGAGATCCCCACATTCGTCAGCTGATTGCATTTGTGTCGAGAAATCCACGGTCGGTGACATAAATAGGATTGAAAAGATGACAGGAAAGCGCACCCGAATGTTCCGGCGACGTCGTCGCCGGTGACCTGCGCCGCCGCGTCATCTGCCCACATCGCGAGGCCGAAATCACACAGCTGCATGATACGAGAGGGGTCGCAGTTCAAGTTCATGTCACAAAGCCTGAAGAACTTCTGCATCTGCTGAAACGCCGGAAATGTCGTCGGTCGTCACCTTGGGTTCGAAGTCGCCGGCGACGAGGATGTTGGACGACTTGATGTCCCTGTGAATCATGGGTCGGTGTCCGTCACCGTCGCCGTGGAGGTACTCGAGGGCACGCGCCACGCCGGCGGCCACCCTGTACCTCTCCGGCCAGCCTAGCACTGCCACGCCACCCTTATTGCCTTGCTTCTCCCCGCCGTTCCCGTGCAGCACCTCCTCCAGGCTGCCTCGCGCCATGTAATCGTACACGAGCATGAGCCTGTCCTTGCCGCCGTCGAGGCAGAACCCGACGAGGGACATGGCGTTCTCGTGCTCGACCGAGCTCAGGATCTCGATCTCCGACACGAAATCCTTCACCACGTCGTCCGAGGGCTTCAGGACCTTCACCGCGAGCTCCTTGCCTCCCTCCGTACACCCCCTGTAAACCCGGCCGGCGCCGCCTTTCCCAACAAGGCGATCTGTACAGCACAATCATCAATCCATCATCGTTCAGCTCAATTTATCTGAAAACAATTGTTTCAAAATCTCAGCATTGAAATTTGAAACAGAGACGTACCTGGGCAGAAGCCATCGGTGATCTTGGCGAGCTCACTGTACCTGAACACTGTGTACTTGGACGAGTACTTGTCTCTGAGCGAGACCAGCTCCTCCGGAACTGGTTTCTCCTCTCCCCGCTCATCGGATCTCTGGTCTGAGCACCTGGCCGGGAGCTGCATGGCCCACTCAACCACAGATACCTCTGACAGCTCCGGCAAGGCAGGCATGTTGTCCTTCTTCAGGAGAGGCCAGCCGGCGGCCATCTTCGGCGACTCCTGCTGCCCGTGGCACGACCTCGCCGGACCCGCCGGCGCCAGCTTCACTCTCGGCGAGACCAGGGCGCTCATCGCCGCGGACATGTGCCGGCGCACCGACCGGGCACCGCCGATCGCCATGTCGTCCTGGGACTTGTctcccgccgccgtcgtcctcgcgTCCAGGATCTTGCGGTACAGCCGCCGCGGCGTCTCCACCACTGCGCTGTAGGGGCTGAGCAGCAGCTGGTGGTGCTGGTGCACGGGGTCTCTGCGGTACACGACGGCGCCGTTGCTGACCGCGGTGACCATGCAGCTCGGGGGCACTCTCTTGGCGCAGTACCTcgcgacggcggtggcggtggcggacgATCTGATGAAACGTACCAACAGGGTTACGGCAGCTGAGCATTTCTCAATGATAACTACCTGTAATGTGGAAGTGGAAGAGGTGGAAGGCGTACTCGGAAGGCCTTGAGCTCTTGGTGACGCCGAGGATGAGGTGCGCGGCGGCGCAGGAGGTGGCCCCGGTCACCAGGGCCTTCTTGATGGACGGCCCCTCGCAGAGCTTGAGCTCCAGGTCGATCTGGTTGCGCTCGCAGAATCCCCTGTACGCGCCGAGCACGGAGGCGAGCGAGTCGTTGGCTCTCGccttctcctccgccgccgccatttCCCCTGCGCGATCCAGAGCAACCAATGTCAAGAACCGATGGGGGGCAGATTGCAGTAGTGGGCGGCGTGGCGGGAGGAGGAGAAATGCGCGCACCATCTGCGGCGGCCGTGGAGACGTGGAGCGCGATGACACGGTCGCCGGCAGCGGCGGCCTTGACGAGCGCCCAGGTGAGCAGCTCCCTGCCGGCGGCGTCCCGGCGCAGGGCCACAAGgaccgtcctcctcctcgtcccacCGCCCATGCCCATGCCCACGCACCCCAGCGGCGACGGCGCGCACCGCGTGAAAGAGAGCGGCCTGAGCTTCATGGCTGGTTGACTGACTCGGTTGATGATTGGGTGTCGCGGACGAAGGCGCCGTGCCCTGctcctgctctgctctgcttcgCTGGACCTGGACGATGGAGGAGGGAGGGCCGGTGGCGGTTGCGTTATATGAGGGGGGGAGGGGAAGTAGTCGTGGAGGGCGCCGGTGCCGCTGCCGTGGCATCCAAGCTGGCTGCGCGGGCGCCGGGAATTTTTAAAGCGCTGCCGCTGCTGGCCTCCTG
The sequence above is drawn from the Miscanthus floridulus cultivar M001 chromosome 15, ASM1932011v1, whole genome shotgun sequence genome and encodes:
- the LOC136506454 gene encoding protein kinase STUNTED-like, with the translated sequence MKLRPLSFTRCAPSPLGCVGMGMGGGTRRRTVLVALRRDAAGRELLTWALVKAAAAGDRVIALHVSTAAADGEMAAAEEKARANDSLASVLGAYRGFCERNQIDLELKLCEGPSIKKALVTGATSCAAAHLILGVTKSSRPSESSATATAVARYCAKRVPPSCMVTAVSNGAVVYRRDPVHQHHQLLLSPYSAVVETPRRLYRKILDARTTAAGDKSQDDMAIGGARSVRRHMSAAMSALVSPRVKLAPAGPARSCHGQQESPKMAAGWPLLKKDNMPALPELSEVSVVEWAMQLPARCSDQRSDERGEEKPVPEELVSLRDKYSSKYTVFRYSELAKITDGFCPDRLVGKGGAGRVYRGCTEGGKELAVKVLKPSDDVVKDFVSEIEILSSVEHENAMSLVGFCLDGGKDRLMLVYDYMARGSLEEVLHGNGGEKQGNKGGVAVLGWPERYRVAAGVARALEYLHGDGDGHRPMIHRDIKSSNILVAGDFEPKLCDFGLAMWADDAAAQVTGDDVAGTFGYLAPEYFMHGKVSDKIDVYAFGVVLLELISGRKPVSAGGARGKGSLVMWANSVIQGGRIMDLVDPNLPTTYGDGDGGEVERMALAAALCIRRAHQLRPSMSNVVKLLAGDEDAVSWAKSQLGVAADDDGRHGCSDVTSPEKNDIQSYINLALRDVIDDDASSVGSGVSLEEYLKGRWSRSSSFEG